In Vibrio diazotrophicus, the following proteins share a genomic window:
- a CDS encoding DUF4405 domain-containing protein: MLNILLLAVVLTLVTTSLFVSRELLPNISERPSNIIRRLHFASGYWMFIIVAIHVGFNSIKVLNWLHNYSWSRNATFQTFLRLSLYSIGIIGLFSIDEMVFIDKLLMNPVLFMWDFSNPYGFIFHHFAIFVAVSLISYLVLHRIRWFKHTPR, translated from the coding sequence ATGCTGAATATTTTACTACTAGCGGTAGTTTTGACTCTTGTCACCACAAGTTTGTTTGTATCAAGAGAGTTGTTGCCTAATATTTCTGAACGACCAAGTAATATCATTCGCCGATTACATTTCGCTTCAGGTTATTGGATGTTTATCATCGTCGCGATCCACGTAGGGTTCAATAGTATTAAAGTTCTGAATTGGTTACACAATTACTCTTGGTCACGAAACGCAACCTTCCAGACATTTCTACGATTGAGTCTCTACTCAATCGGCATCATCGGATTATTTAGCATTGACGAGATGGTTTTCATCGATAAGCTGTTAATGAATCCCGTTCTATTTATGTGGGACTTTTCAAACCCTTACGGTTTTATTTTTCACCACTTTGCCATTTTCGTTGCTGTGTCTCTCATCAGCTACTTGGTTTTACATCGAATTCGTTGGTTCAAGCATACTCCCCGATAA
- a CDS encoding cytochrome P460 family protein produces the protein MPIKTMPINKLLKQTVVVALTLFPLVSTAEENRVKLPNIDDLVHYTTVTRGEVTEHIMTQQTTIDALQQGEPAPNGSQFVLVDYRDSRIYRYFVMEKGENWGADYPAYRRTDDWQFQWFWGDGSINMDENTERCQSCHRSQESSEYTYTYYDLMNFK, from the coding sequence ATGCCTATAAAAACTATGCCTATAAACAAGCTATTGAAGCAAACTGTCGTCGTTGCTTTGACGCTGTTTCCTTTGGTCTCAACAGCAGAGGAAAATCGAGTAAAACTCCCCAATATTGATGATTTGGTTCATTACACGACTGTGACGAGAGGAGAGGTCACAGAACACATTATGACGCAACAAACCACAATCGATGCACTACAACAAGGCGAACCTGCGCCAAACGGTAGTCAGTTCGTATTAGTCGATTACAGAGACAGTCGAATATATCGATATTTTGTGATGGAAAAAGGCGAAAACTGGGGAGCAGATTATCCAGCCTATCGTCGCACGGATGACTGGCAATTTCAGTGGTTTTGGGGAGATGGCAGTATCAATATGGATGAGAATACTGAACGATGTCAGTCTTGTCACCGCTCACAAGAATCAAGCGAATACACATATACATACTACGACTTAATGAACTTCAAATGA
- a CDS encoding alpha/beta hydrolase produces the protein MRKQRVNAVNARVLIATVGCFVPYTSFSSELEHPSTNMEQQTVQIITDKTKISDIISNPMFDGFGQFIFPMELPMEISGSISDLTLNNIDALLPYHSHIHTQSTIDVISYFQSQKQQGNRVFYNIYTKDEKARVPQKRNTGLFFFKGKPNAPFAIICAGGGFSYVGSIHESMPLALELSNKGYNVFAIQYRTGGLKVAAEDLAAGINFVFTHADALQISTDNYSLWGGSAGARMAAYLGSYGTSVFGYPSSPRPVSIIMQYTSYNDYTANDPATFAVVGDDDWIANWKTMQNRINNLNRQGTTTEFHHYPNLGHGFGLGLGTSAEGWLDLATAFWERHIK, from the coding sequence ATGAGAAAACAACGAGTTAATGCTGTAAATGCACGTGTGCTGATTGCAACTGTTGGATGTTTCGTTCCATATACTTCTTTCTCTAGTGAATTGGAGCATCCTTCAACCAATATGGAACAGCAAACAGTGCAAATAATTACAGATAAAACAAAAATTTCAGACATCATTAGTAACCCAATGTTTGATGGTTTCGGTCAGTTCATTTTTCCTATGGAACTACCGATGGAAATCAGTGGTTCAATTTCTGATTTGACTTTAAATAATATAGACGCATTGCTTCCTTACCATTCTCATATTCATACCCAGTCCACAATTGATGTCATTAGTTACTTCCAAAGCCAGAAACAGCAAGGCAATAGAGTTTTCTACAATATTTACACGAAAGATGAAAAAGCGAGAGTACCTCAAAAGAGAAATACGGGTCTCTTCTTCTTTAAAGGTAAACCTAATGCACCGTTTGCAATAATTTGTGCAGGTGGTGGTTTCTCTTACGTTGGATCTATTCATGAAAGCATGCCCTTAGCGCTAGAGCTTAGTAACAAGGGATACAATGTATTTGCTATTCAATATCGAACAGGAGGCTTGAAAGTTGCCGCCGAAGATTTAGCGGCAGGGATAAACTTTGTGTTTACACATGCAGATGCACTCCAGATCAGCACAGATAATTACTCCCTGTGGGGCGGTTCTGCGGGTGCTCGTATGGCAGCTTATTTAGGTTCTTACGGTACTAGCGTATTTGGGTATCCCTCATCCCCCAGACCAGTTTCGATCATCATGCAATATACAAGTTACAACGACTATACTGCCAATGACCCAGCTACATTTGCAGTCGTTGGTGATGATGACTGGATAGCCAACTGGAAAACGATGCAAAACAGAATCAACAATTTAAATAGACAGGGCACTACCACCGAATTTCATCATTATCCTAATCTTGGGCATGGTTTTGGTTTAGGACTCGGCACATCTGCTGAAGGGTGGTTAGACTTAGCCACAGCATTTTGGGAACGTCACATTAAATAA
- a CDS encoding alpha/beta hydrolase, with protein sequence MNLRLNKRVSVLCLAMLPLISNSYADDVVQPITIAKQGSFTVGGTVITAPGEFNPKKPFTPEGQTLHGDHLYASYQIPLEPKKYPIVMWHGFGQFSKTWGETPDGREGFKTLFLRDNYSVYLIDQPRRGAAAKGTEGTTIAPKPDEQFWFGQFRVGIYPDYFDGVQFPKDEASLNQYFRQMVPDTGPFNVELMSDSVSELFNKIGDGILFTHSHSGGLGWSAVMKNPHIKSVVSFEPGSNFVFPEGEVPEPMPSSFDTLKGVPVPLDDFMALTRIPIVIYYGDNIPAQPTDVPTQDAWRVRLAMAKVWQETVNRHGGDVTLVHLPEIGVKGNTHFPFSDLNNKEILKLVEDFLTSKKLN encoded by the coding sequence ATGAATCTTCGCTTAAACAAACGAGTGTCAGTATTGTGCTTAGCAATGTTGCCACTTATTTCAAATAGTTATGCTGATGACGTTGTTCAACCAATCACCATCGCTAAACAAGGTAGCTTTACTGTTGGCGGTACAGTGATCACCGCTCCAGGTGAATTTAACCCTAAAAAACCTTTTACACCTGAAGGGCAAACGTTACATGGTGATCATCTATATGCGTCTTACCAAATTCCACTAGAGCCGAAGAAATACCCGATTGTTATGTGGCATGGTTTCGGTCAGTTTTCTAAGACCTGGGGAGAGACTCCTGATGGTCGTGAAGGGTTTAAAACTCTTTTCCTAAGAGATAACTACTCTGTTTATTTGATTGACCAGCCTCGTCGCGGTGCTGCTGCGAAAGGTACTGAGGGTACAACCATTGCTCCAAAACCTGATGAACAATTCTGGTTCGGTCAATTCCGTGTCGGGATTTACCCAGATTACTTTGATGGTGTTCAGTTCCCTAAAGACGAAGCTTCTCTTAATCAATACTTCCGCCAAATGGTGCCAGATACCGGTCCATTTAACGTAGAGCTGATGTCAGATTCTGTTTCGGAACTCTTCAATAAAATTGGCGACGGCATCTTGTTTACGCATTCCCATAGTGGTGGTTTAGGTTGGTCTGCTGTAATGAAAAACCCTCACATTAAGAGTGTCGTTTCATTTGAACCAGGCAGTAACTTTGTATTCCCAGAAGGAGAAGTGCCAGAGCCAATGCCTAGCTCTTTCGATACGTTGAAAGGTGTTCCAGTGCCTTTAGACGACTTTATGGCTCTAACTCGTATTCCTATTGTCATTTACTACGGTGATAACATTCCTGCACAGCCAACTGATGTTCCGACTCAAGACGCATGGCGTGTTAGATTAGCGATGGCAAAAGTTTGGCAGGAAACAGTGAATCGTCACGGTGGCGATGTGACTCTTGTTCACCTTCCTGAAATTGGTGTGAAAGGTAATACTCATTTCCCATTCTCCGATTTAAACAACAAAGAGATCCTAAAACTGGTTGAAGATTTCTTAACAAGTAAGAAGCTCAACTAA
- a CDS encoding MBL fold metallo-hydrolase gives MKTLFIILAILLVGGFAYMKQPALVDPIVDQQNESDHYADGYFKNTIDRPLITSTESRVSRLYRFVFDKNVDAIPSQPIPSNKTNLKQLNPSTNIIVWMGHSSYFMQLDGKTFLVDPVFSENASPVPMTNVAFKGSNVYTADDIPAIDYLLITHDHWDHLDYPTLNALREKIDNVITPLGVGSYIEQWGFDANKISQGDWFSSIEQPDDLVIHILPAQHFSGRLLERNRTLWGSFAIVTPKHKIYFGGDSGYGPHFKQIADKLGNFDIAVLEDGQYNEAWSYIHMTPEEVVQAAKDLGTKAMLPSHNSKFKLSKHTWYDPLERTYQASLKQPFRLMTPMIGETIEIDNEQQSFKLWWKDLLNH, from the coding sequence GTGAAAACACTGTTTATTATTCTGGCAATTTTACTTGTCGGTGGCTTTGCTTACATGAAGCAACCCGCACTTGTTGACCCTATTGTCGATCAGCAAAACGAAAGCGATCATTATGCAGATGGTTACTTTAAAAACACCATTGATAGACCATTGATCACTAGCACAGAAAGTCGAGTATCTCGCCTATACAGATTTGTGTTTGATAAGAATGTGGATGCAATACCTTCTCAGCCTATACCATCTAATAAAACTAACCTGAAACAACTTAATCCTTCAACGAATATCATAGTATGGATGGGGCACTCCTCTTATTTCATGCAATTAGATGGTAAAACCTTCCTTGTCGATCCTGTATTCAGTGAAAATGCGTCCCCTGTACCGATGACGAACGTCGCCTTCAAAGGTTCAAATGTATATACCGCAGATGATATTCCTGCTATCGACTACTTATTGATTACTCACGATCATTGGGATCACTTAGATTACCCAACGCTAAACGCATTAAGAGAAAAAATTGACAACGTTATCACACCGTTAGGCGTAGGTTCTTACATTGAACAATGGGGCTTTGATGCTAACAAAATAAGCCAAGGAGATTGGTTCAGCAGTATTGAACAACCGGATGATTTAGTCATCCATATTTTGCCAGCTCAACACTTTTCAGGACGATTGCTTGAACGTAATCGAACGCTTTGGGGATCATTTGCTATCGTTACGCCAAAGCACAAAATCTATTTTGGTGGCGACAGTGGTTATGGTCCTCATTTCAAACAGATTGCTGACAAATTAGGTAATTTTGATATCGCAGTATTGGAAGATGGGCAATATAACGAAGCGTGGTCGTATATTCACATGACGCCTGAAGAGGTAGTTCAAGCTGCTAAAGACTTGGGAACAAAAGCGATGCTGCCTTCACACAACAGTAAGTTTAAGCTCTCGAAACACACCTGGTACGATCCACTTGAGCGTACATACCAAGCAAGTCTAAAACAGCCATTCCGGTTAATGACACCAATGATTGGAGAGACGATAGAAATAGATAATGAACAGCAGTCGTTCAAGTTATGGTGGAAAGACCTGTTGAACCACTGA
- a CDS encoding carboxylesterase/lipase family protein, whose translation MKRLPLILGLSAALTLVGCTTADSSNENGIVQIESGLLQGSTNNGIYTYFGVPYAEAHERFVPADKVTPWSGIRNATKYGSISLQSSLTGFPIPEGKQDNNAQNLNIWTPGIDSKKRAVMVWLHGGGFSSGSAQEVPAYNGENLSHKGDVVVVSVNHRLNVMGHLDLSAYGEKYKYSANVGVLDIVDSLKWIRENIASFGGDPDNVTVFGESGGGAKVLTLMSTPYAKGLFSKGIVQSGATESMGVNFTTLAASQRVGELTLKNLGISQDNVDAIQSVPYDKLVEEAMKAQVETAGEFGLFGALSGKVSMDWEPVVDGDFLPTNPVTQDSFAQAGKDIPLLIGSNLNEWTSMNLVMGPDKGKQFSDAEIESRLQKVYGDKKDDVVREFLKAFPAKAKQDALYFDTFIRLPMLKIMSHKADQQGAPVYGYVYTYNSPLAIHTAEIPFVFNNAQAQPPIAISNSRTETEQHSANVMADTMSSAWISFAKTDKPAANSIPDWEAYTRDNGATMILDLESSLVFGHDKGLMKILAPDYKW comes from the coding sequence ATGAAAAGATTGCCGTTAATATTAGGTTTATCGGCAGCCCTTACTTTAGTTGGCTGTACCACTGCCGATTCCAGTAATGAAAATGGAATAGTACAAATTGAATCGGGCTTACTGCAAGGTAGTACTAACAACGGTATCTACACCTATTTTGGCGTCCCTTATGCAGAAGCTCACGAGCGTTTTGTGCCAGCAGATAAAGTGACGCCTTGGAGTGGTATCCGTAATGCGACAAAGTATGGCTCTATATCATTACAGTCTTCTTTGACAGGCTTCCCCATACCTGAAGGAAAACAAGATAACAACGCTCAAAACTTAAATATCTGGACACCAGGTATCGATAGCAAAAAACGTGCAGTAATGGTCTGGTTACATGGCGGTGGCTTTTCTTCGGGTTCAGCTCAGGAAGTACCCGCATACAACGGTGAAAACTTAAGCCACAAAGGCGATGTAGTCGTTGTATCTGTGAACCACCGATTAAATGTTATGGGACATCTTGACCTCTCTGCATATGGAGAGAAATACAAATATTCCGCGAATGTTGGAGTCTTAGACATCGTCGATTCACTGAAGTGGATTAGAGAAAATATCGCTAGTTTTGGTGGAGATCCAGATAACGTTACAGTCTTTGGTGAATCAGGTGGCGGTGCAAAAGTATTGACCTTAATGTCGACGCCTTATGCAAAAGGACTATTCAGTAAAGGTATAGTTCAAAGTGGTGCTACTGAATCAATGGGTGTGAACTTTACAACGTTAGCTGCAAGCCAACGAGTTGGGGAGTTAACGCTGAAAAATCTCGGCATTTCTCAGGATAACGTCGACGCGATTCAATCGGTTCCTTATGACAAATTGGTTGAAGAGGCGATGAAAGCTCAAGTTGAAACCGCTGGCGAGTTTGGCTTGTTTGGCGCATTATCGGGCAAAGTTTCTATGGACTGGGAACCCGTTGTTGATGGCGACTTCTTACCGACGAACCCTGTGACTCAAGATTCGTTTGCACAAGCAGGAAAAGATATTCCGTTACTTATTGGCTCTAATCTCAACGAATGGACATCAATGAATCTTGTTATGGGACCTGACAAAGGTAAACAGTTCTCTGATGCTGAAATAGAAAGTCGTTTGCAGAAAGTCTATGGCGATAAAAAGGATGATGTTGTTCGTGAATTTCTGAAAGCTTTTCCAGCAAAAGCCAAACAAGACGCCTTGTATTTCGACACTTTTATTCGCTTACCAATGTTGAAAATTATGAGCCATAAAGCAGATCAGCAAGGAGCACCTGTTTATGGGTATGTCTATACCTATAACTCACCTCTAGCGATTCATACTGCTGAAATCCCATTTGTATTTAACAATGCACAAGCTCAACCACCGATTGCCATCAGTAACAGCAGAACAGAAACGGAACAACACTCAGCAAATGTAATGGCAGATACCATGAGTAGCGCTTGGATCTCGTTTGCCAAAACAGATAAACCAGCCGCTAATTCAATACCAGATTGGGAAGCTTACACTCGTGATAATGGCGCAACCATGATTCTTGATTTGGAAAGTTCGCTAGTGTTCGGTCACGATAAAGGATTGATGAAAATTCTAGCCCCTGATTACAAGTGGTAA